The genome window GGTGATCGCGGCGCCCAGATATGCACCGAAGAAGATCTTCATATTCTTCTGACGATCGCCAGCCATGTGGCCGCCGCAATTGACAACGCCCGCGCCTATGCCCACCTCTCCGAGTTGACCCAGCATCTGGAAGAACGCATCCACGAGCGCACGGAGGAACTCTCTCGCGCCAATGACCAACTCCAAGCCCACGATCGACGGCGCACGACCTTCCTGTCGGTCGTGTCCCATGAATTGCGCACGCCTATGACCGCCATTCGCAGTTTTGCCGAAAACATGCTGGATGGTGTCACCGGTCCATTGACAAGCCAACAAACGACCTACCTCACGCGGATCGAGCACAACGTGGCTCGGCTGGCCCGCATCATCAACCAGCTGTTGGATTGATCGCGGTTGGATACCCGCAAAGATGTGCTTCGGCCTGAACCGGTCTGCATTGCAGAGATTGCCGCCACTGCCGCAGAGGGCTTGCAGACGGTCGCAGCAGAAAAACAGATCGCCCTGCGGATCCAGCCGAAGCGCCCCCTCCCCAGAATTTTCGGCGACCGCGACAAGCTGGAGCAAATTCTCTGGAATCTGATCGGCAACGCCATCAAGTTCACCCCTCCCGGCGGGGCTGTCACCGTCACGTTTTCTTGTGATGCTGCCGGGATGGTCAAGACCTGCGTGGCCGATACCGGATGCGGGATTGATCCGCTCCACTTACCGAGCGTCTTCAACGAATTTTCAAAAGTGCCGTCGTCGATGCCGTCGTCGCAAGGGGCTCAATTGGGCCTGTTCATTACCAAAACCTTGATCACGATGCACCGGGGAGAAATCTGGGCGGAGAGCACCCCCGGTCGAGGAACCTGTATCTGTTTTACGCTGCCGATCGCGCCAACTCCGGAGACGTACCGGCAACCGCAATGAGGTGGCACAGGTTGGCCCACCGTGAGGCTCTTTGCCCGTATAGGCCATCAACAGGCCATATATTTTTCTCTATGAAGTCACTACACTTCCGAAGACTGAACAGGGGGCTTGCACGCTATGCGCGCCAAAATCCTCCTCGTCGATGATGACCGGGATATTCTGCTCGGTCTGGAAAACCGCATCACATGGATGGGGCATGAACCCCTGACCGCGAGCGACGGGGCAGAGGCGCTGCGACTTATTGAACAGGAGGCACCGGATCTCGTCCTCCTCGATCTGGAACTCCCCCATCGCTCCGGGCTGGAAGTGTTACAACAGGTTCGGGAAACCGCCACCGCTGCCTCAGCGCCCGACTCGGAGACTCCCTTACCCACCTATACCACACCGCTGATTATTATCCTGACCGCCTTCGGCACGATCGAGCGCGCGGTGCAAGCCATGCACTTAGGCGCCTTCGACTTCCTGACCAAGCCCTTCACGGCCGACCACCTCACGGTCGTGATCAAGAAAGCGCTTGAGACCCTCGCGCTGGATCGCCATGTCGAGGTCCTCCGCAAGGAGGTCGAGGGACAGTACGATCCTATCATCGGAACCAATCAGAAAATGGCCGCACAACTCGCCATCGCCAAGCAAGCGGCAGCCACGCCGGTCACCGTCCTGTTGCTCGGCGAGACCGGTACCGGGAAAGAAGTGATTGCGCGCGCCATTCACCGCTGGAGCCCACGACGGGATAAGCCGTTCGTCGCGGTGAACTGCGCGGCCTTACCGGATACCCTCCTGGAGAATGAGCTGTTTGGACATGAACGAGGTGCCTACACCGGCGCACTGAAGCGTGAACCCGGAAAAATTGAAATCGCCGAAGGAGGCACCGTTTTCCTGGACGAGATCGGCGATATGCCGATGCTCATGCAGAGCCACCTCTTACGCGTGCTTCAGGATCAGACCTTCTACCGGGTGGGCGGCACGCAGCTCATTCGGACCAATGTCCGGTTTATTGCCGCGACGAACAAAGATTTGCGGCAGGCCATCCGCCAGGGGATCTTTCGGGAAGACTTGTATTACCGACTTGCCGTCATCGCCAGCACGCTGCCCCCACTGCGGGAGCGCCTGGATGACCTAGTAGCTCTGTCCGAGCATTTCCTCCGGCGTGCCGCCGGACTCGGAAGCTATCGCCAGTACACACTGAGCGACCGCGCGCTCACGCTCATGCGCCAATATCATTGGCCGGGAAATGTCCGCGAGCTGGAGAATGTGCTGACCCGCGCCGTCATCCTCTCCACGAGCGCGACGATTGAGCCATCGCAGATGTCGCTCATGGCGGTCGCATCGACACCCGATCCGGACTCCGGACCGAACCCGTCGCTGCATGCCTATCATGAAATGATGGAGACCTACAGCAAGAAAGTGCTGGAGACAGCGCTTCAGCAGAACGGATGGAACCAAACGAAAGCCGCTGAAGCGCTGAAGCTCCAGCGCACCTACTTCACCAAACTGCTTCGCCAGAAACAGATCTCCGGCCATCCTCCCTCACCTCATTCTGACAATGAGGCGAAATAGCTACTGATCGACAGCGTGCGTATTCAGCCAACACTTCGACTCCGCAACATCCCGAGCCTATGGGTACTTGAGTTTGCACCGGAACAGATCGTCTTCCGCCTTCGCCAGCCACTTCAGCAGATCATCGAATCCCTGATCGGTGAGGTTCTCGACTCGATAGCCGGTGGTCTTGCGGTGAGAATTAGGTATCCGCCGCCATCACGACGGTCTCCAGAAACATGAGATCGTTCCATGTCACCTGCATAGTGAATCCAAAACATTCCTTGAAGTCCTTCGACTCGCACTCAACTCCTTCGACACACCACTCCAACTCCTCCAGCTGCTTCAACAGAATATCATACATATCCGGATCGATAAAATGATGCAGGCCCTTCACATAGGAAACAATATCTTGAAGCTGCTGATGCCGCTCGGCGCTCACGATCAATTCAGCCGACTCGGGCGGATTCGATTTCGGTTCAGGTTCAGCCATATATCCCCGGGCAACCGCTATGCGGCCCCTGCCGCACAGATTGAGCGCGCGATTGTATCCGGCCCCCCGGCGAGGCGCAATCCCATCCCCCACACAACCCGATTGACTGTTGATATACTGCGTCTATGACAAACCCTGACGCCCCCGGATACACACCCTGCCCGCTGGATGCCGGACCAATCCCATTGATTGGCGAACATCGCACGAAGTCTCAGCCGCTCATCCGGTTCTATTATTGCCGGTTCTGCGATCAGGTGTTTGCCTTCACGGCGACCGCACAACGCCGGATTGGGGAAGGATTGGTGGCTTCGTTCAGAAGGCAGTCGCCAGGCGGGAAATGGGAACTGCTCGACCGATCAGGAGCCGAACGCCTGGGTGGGATCGCACAGGCCGCTATTGCGACCCTGAAGCCCAATAGCGACGGCACCCTCTAACCCATCCCGCGTCATTACACGAATCTATCCCGTACGGCGTACGCAGATTTTCCCTTGAGATTCGCCGGTCCGGCGCGCCAGCGCACCGATCGGAATGGCGACTCAGGCCGCTCGCCTGAACGGCACCCCTGACTCAGGTGCGGAGGACGGCCCGGACGGGCCTTTCATCTCAGCCATATGGCGATGCTCCGCATCACTTTCTCCCGTCAGCGACCAGACCAGCAGGCCCACAAGCGCACTTACCGTCACCAGACCAATGAGGATAACCATGATCCCCCTCACAATCTTCCGATAGACTCATCCTGTTTCCACGAACCAACCGGCGTTCAACGGGCGGCTGACACCGGCAACGGGAATCAGCCGCCCCCGTCACACAACTACGCCGCCAGGCGATAGACCCAGCGATCACGCTCGCGCCGAAGATCGGCTGAAGCCTTTGCTTCCCGGCTCATGGCGGACAGCCTCAACCCGCTGAAAAACACCGCGCCCATTCCGATCATCGCAGCAAAAAGATACCCGAGCGGAATCCCGGGCCAGACCATCGCCGGATCCGACACCATCGTAGCGGCCGTCGGCATCGCGCGTGCCACCATAACCTGATCGGCCTGTTCCGTCATCGTCGCCGTGCGATCCACCGCCGCCAGCAACGTCCCCAACTGATATTGATTCGCCCCCCAGGCCTCTTCCAGCCCGGTCCTGGCCTGCGCCACATGGACAATCGCCACACCCAACTGCTCCTGAACCACGGCCGCCCGAGCGGCATAGTCCCGGCTGGCATCCACAATCCAGCGACCAAGCAACGGCTGCCAGGTCGCTGCGAATGCCCCCTGCATGCGCCCGCCCAATTGCTCCGCGGCAGCGATCGCGTCGCGATTGTAATCAGAGACATAGTGATCCGCCGAAAGGATGCCGCTGCGCAATCCGCGCCTGGTGGCATTCACGATGGAACGCCCCATGACTGCCTGCACGCGGGCCGCATGGTCATCGGGCATCGTCGCTGCACGGTCCATGATAAATCCGAAGGGACCGCCGGGAAGGGATTGCAGGCTATAGTGCGCGAGTAACGCCTGATCCCATTCCAAGGTCGCCTGAGCCGTCATGCGATCGCTCTGCCGCTGCAACAACGTGCGCTCGACAATGGCGCGCCCAAGAGCAGGCTGCAACCACACCATTCCGTTCGCTGAACTGGAGAATGGCTCACCCATCGCCGGTGGCGTGGCGACGAGGAAAGTGCCGGTGGTGGCCACGAAGAGGAACAGCGCGCCGAACACAATGGCGCACATGCCGAATCCAACGATGATGTCGATACCGCTATAGCGATAGGTCATGACAACCTCCTTTCCGTCTCAGGCAATCCGACAAACGGCAGATTAGCCGCGACAGTTCGTGCCTGATTCGGGTGGCTTGATGTGAAGAAGCGGCACCGGAGACGGTGCCCGACGCGAGAGTCGCTAAACGACCGGTCGTTCGCCCCGTTGGGGTATAGTCGACCGCCCGTCTGGTGAGAGAAAAACACCCGGCAGGTCCGGACCGATGGATTGAAGCTCCACGGAGGACCATAACACCACCTACAGAATGAGGCGGCTGCACGAAGATATTATTAGCCTACGCCCCGATACTGTCGGACGCAAGGGCGGGCAGAGTCCTGCTGCTAGCCGATCTGCGCGAAAGCCTCCGCCCGTTGCTCCATTCACCGCGCCAAAGTTCTCGCGACCTCATTGGCATCGAGGAGAATCCAACACGCAACTGAATGAGGTGTCGGCATTGAAATCGAATCAGGAGATAAATTGCGCATCGTCAGCTGAGAGTTCGCGATCTGGAATCAGGACTCCATCGAACACCGATGTTGGGGGTGGAAAGGGTCTTCCATGAAAAATATTTTCATGAGCCCACGTGATTGGATCAGCCGCGCAACCCGGACCACACGCCCGCCTCATCCCCTCACGCACCCCTTCGACGGAGTATCGGAAACTCAAAATAGCCGGATCGACGACGGTCATCGACTTGCCACACCTCACAGTGCGGACAACTGAATGGCCGGAAACTATTGCCAGCAAACAATCTGCGCCGATCGCATTCCATGTCGCATACGCAAGGCGATCATCGACAACCTGACTTTCAACGGAGCAACTCAGATACGTCACCCTGCCCCAGCCAACCTTCCCGCCTCGCAAAGGGGCGGATCACGGGATAGCGAAGCCCCGTCCGTTTTCTGACCGACCAGCAAAATCCGCACGGAAGTAATTTACTCGCCGCGCAATCTCTGCTATACCTGTCACATCGAATCACAACTTTTTACACCGAAGGGGGGTGAAGTACTCA of Nitrospira sp. contains these proteins:
- a CDS encoding ATP-binding protein; the protein is MDTRKDVLRPEPVCIAEIAATAAEGLQTVAAEKQIALRIQPKRPLPRIFGDRDKLEQILWNLIGNAIKFTPPGGAVTVTFSCDAAGMVKTCVADTGCGIDPLHLPSVFNEFSKVPSSMPSSQGAQLGLFITKTLITMHRGEIWAESTPGRGTCICFTLPIAPTPETYRQPQ
- a CDS encoding sigma-54 dependent transcriptional regulator, giving the protein MRAKILLVDDDRDILLGLENRITWMGHEPLTASDGAEALRLIEQEAPDLVLLDLELPHRSGLEVLQQVRETATAASAPDSETPLPTYTTPLIIILTAFGTIERAVQAMHLGAFDFLTKPFTADHLTVVIKKALETLALDRHVEVLRKEVEGQYDPIIGTNQKMAAQLAIAKQAAATPVTVLLLGETGTGKEVIARAIHRWSPRRDKPFVAVNCAALPDTLLENELFGHERGAYTGALKREPGKIEIAEGGTVFLDEIGDMPMLMQSHLLRVLQDQTFYRVGGTQLIRTNVRFIAATNKDLRQAIRQGIFREDLYYRLAVIASTLPPLRERLDDLVALSEHFLRRAAGLGSYRQYTLSDRALTLMRQYHWPGNVRELENVLTRAVILSTSATIEPSQMSLMAVASTPDPDSGPNPSLHAYHEMMETYSKKVLETALQQNGWNQTKAAEALKLQRTYFTKLLRQKQISGHPPSPHSDNEAK